A part of Pseudomonas lutea genomic DNA contains:
- a CDS encoding SDR family oxidoreductase codes for MSVVLITGCSSGIGRAMADAFKEAGHDVWTTARKPADVAALVAAGFHAVALDVNDSVAIEQLAASLDEHGKGLDVLINNAGYGGIAPLLDGGVEAMRRQFETNVFSVVGVTDALFPLLRASRGLVVNIGSVSGVLVTPFAGAYCASKAAVHALSDALRMELAPFGIRVMEVQPGAIDTQFAQTASREAEQVIHPDSPWWPWRESIRARANASQGNPTPPGHFARDVLDAVQRRHPPRLLRSGNGSRALPLMERLLPKALIEWILSKRFKLDKTP; via the coding sequence ATGTCTGTGGTGTTGATCACCGGTTGTTCCAGCGGCATCGGCCGCGCCATGGCGGATGCTTTCAAGGAAGCGGGCCATGACGTGTGGACCACGGCGCGCAAGCCCGCCGACGTAGCAGCGCTGGTTGCAGCCGGGTTTCACGCGGTCGCGCTGGACGTGAACGATAGCGTTGCGATTGAGCAGTTGGCCGCTAGTCTGGATGAGCACGGCAAAGGGCTGGATGTGTTGATCAACAATGCGGGTTACGGAGGTATCGCGCCCTTGCTGGACGGCGGCGTTGAGGCCATGCGCAGGCAATTTGAGACCAACGTGTTTTCGGTGGTTGGGGTGACTGATGCGTTGTTTCCGTTGCTGCGCGCCAGCAGAGGTCTGGTGGTGAACATCGGCAGCGTTTCCGGTGTGCTGGTAACGCCTTTCGCCGGCGCCTATTGCGCATCAAAGGCCGCCGTACATGCGTTGAGCGATGCATTGCGCATGGAACTGGCACCCTTCGGGATACGCGTAATGGAAGTCCAGCCCGGCGCCATCGACACGCAATTTGCACAAACTGCCAGCCGCGAGGCCGAGCAGGTCATCCACCCGGATTCGCCCTGGTGGCCATGGCGTGAAAGCATTCGTGCCAGGGCCAATGCCTCTCAGGGCAATCCAACACCGCCCGGCCACTTTGCCCGCGACGTGCTCGATGCGGTACAGCGCCGCCACCCGCCGCGCCTGCTGCGATCCGGCAACGGCAGCCGCGCCTTGCCGCTGATGGAACGTCTGCTGCCAAAGGCGTTGATTGAGTGGATCCTGAGCAAGCGTTTCAAGCTGGATAAAACACCATGA
- a CDS encoding HlyD family secretion protein: MKKFFSLIATLLILALAIWIGRLLWIHYMDTPWTRDGRVRADVINVAADVSGVVIDVPVKDNQPVKKGDLLMQIDPEHYQLAVKQAEAMVASRKATWEMRKVNASRRKDMDALVISAESREDASNVATSAQADYQLAIAQLDAAKLNLQRTRVLAAVDGYVTNLNVHRGDYARMGEAKMAVVDQNSFWVYGFFEETKLPHVRIGDPADMQLMSGEVMKGHVESIARAIYDRDNPESRELIADVNPTFNWVRLAQRVPVRIHLDQVPEGVVLAAGITCTVIVNPETEGPKHNL, encoded by the coding sequence ATGAAAAAGTTTTTCAGTCTGATCGCGACTTTGTTGATTCTGGCGTTGGCCATCTGGATTGGCCGGCTGCTGTGGATTCACTACATGGACACGCCGTGGACGCGCGACGGTCGGGTGCGCGCCGACGTCATCAATGTCGCAGCAGACGTCAGCGGCGTGGTGATCGATGTCCCGGTCAAGGACAACCAGCCGGTGAAAAAAGGCGATCTGTTGATGCAGATCGATCCCGAGCATTACCAGTTAGCCGTCAAGCAGGCCGAAGCGATGGTCGCGTCGCGCAAGGCCACGTGGGAGATGCGCAAGGTCAATGCCAGCCGGCGCAAGGACATGGACGCCTTGGTGATCTCTGCTGAAAGCCGTGAAGACGCCAGCAACGTCGCCACTTCTGCGCAGGCGGATTACCAGTTGGCCATCGCCCAACTCGACGCGGCAAAGCTGAATTTGCAGCGCACCAGAGTGCTGGCGGCCGTTGATGGCTACGTCACCAACCTCAACGTGCACCGCGGCGATTACGCGCGAATGGGCGAGGCGAAGATGGCCGTCGTCGACCAGAACTCGTTTTGGGTGTACGGCTTTTTTGAGGAAACCAAACTGCCCCACGTCAGGATCGGTGATCCGGCGGACATGCAGCTGATGAGCGGCGAAGTGATGAAAGGCCACGTCGAAAGCATCGCCCGCGCCATTTACGACCGCGACAACCCCGAAAGCCGCGAGCTGATCGCCGACGTCAACCCGACGTTCAACTGGGTCAGACTCGCGCAACGGGTGCCTGTGCGCATTCATCTGGATCAAGTGCCGGAGGGTGTTGTGCTGGCGGCGGGGATTACCTGCACGGTGATCGTGAACCCCGAGACGGAAGGCCCGAAACACAACCTGTAG
- a CDS encoding DUF1656 domain-containing protein — protein sequence MPRELAFHGVYMPTVTVMFLAAMVLSWALDRFMSGLDLYRFFWHPALLRLSLFSCIFGAMALTVYR from the coding sequence ATGCCACGTGAACTGGCCTTTCATGGCGTTTACATGCCCACCGTCACCGTCATGTTTCTGGCCGCGATGGTGCTGTCCTGGGCGCTGGACCGCTTCATGTCCGGCCTCGATCTGTACCGTTTTTTCTGGCATCCGGCGCTGCTGCGCCTGAGCCTGTTCAGCTGCATTTTCGGCGCCATGGCGCTCACTGTTTACCGTTGA